In Exiguobacterium acetylicum, the genomic stretch GCTGACGTAATCCCCATGATCGACTCGACCGCGGACGATGACACCTGCTGCCCCTTGCTTCTCAGCTTCTGCTTGGATCATGCCGTAGTTGAAACCACCGTTACGCACGACGAAGACGACTTTCCCTTTGACGTCTTTGCCTTCGTAGTTCGAAGCTTGACCGTCACCGACATAGACGACATCCTTCTTCTCTTTATCGAAGACAGCAATCGGATTCGGTGAATCTTGTTTTTGGTATGCCAAATAACCAGCATCCTGACCGTCGATCGTCAGCGCCATGCCTTCGAGTGTCAATTTCGTATTTTCGAGTGATGCGACTTGGAGTGCTTGGCTCGTTAAACCTGGTGCACCGACGACACCGATATCCGGGTTTGCTGTGTACGGATTACCTGCACCATGACCTGCGAATGCCGAGTTACCAGCAGAAATCGCACACAAGATACCGTTGTTCATCGCGTTGACGATTGCGCGTTGTTCTGGATCATCTGCATTGACGAACGATGCCGTCGAACCGAGACTCATGTTGATGACATCGGCTCCGAGTGCAATTGCATCATCGATCGCTTTAATGTAGATATCGCTGAATGTCGATGGCATTCCTGGATCGTTTCCGAAGACTTTCATCGCGAGGAGTTGTGTTTCCGGAGCGACCCCTTTGATACCGCCGTTTGCTTCATCGCCGTTTGCTCCGACCGTACCCGCGACGTGCATCCCGTGCATTGATGCGCCCGCACCTAAATCACGGATTTCGCTATCGTGATCGGCATAGTTATAGCCGTACGGTACTTTTTCCGTGAAGTACTTTCCTTTTAAGCCTTTTGTTTCTTTCGCACTATCGACTTTCGAAGAAGTCAAATCGATCTTCGTTTCTGGGCTCAAGACCATGTCCTTATGCGATGGATCGATTCCCGTATCGATGACGGCAACGATTGTTCCTTCCCCTTTAAAACCATAGTCCTGCCATGTTTCCTTCGCATTGACCATGTCCTTGCTGTACAGCATGTCTGGCTTGGCACCTTTAGCAACTTCCGGACGCGCGTATTCATGGGCGATATGTACGCTCTTGACTCCGCTCAGTTGTTTGATGTCTTCGATGTCTCCGAACTTGACTTCACCACTGAATCCGTTGATGACGGTTGTGAAGCTTTCCTTATATGTAACGGGAATCGCCTTTTTAGCGATGGCTGACTTGACTGATTTTTGGACGTTGACGAGACGATCTTTGATCGACTCTTTTTCGGCATTGCTCAATGTGCTATACCGCTTGTTTTGAGCCTGGGCGATTTGAATCGCCGGCTTCTCTTCCATCTCGATGACGACACGGACTTTATCCGATTGTTTGTAGTTCTTCTCTTGCCCCGATTTCTTCAGCGAGAGTGCTTGCGGTTTTTGACCCGTTGCTTTGTCTTGCGACGACAGTGCACCTTGCGCACTGACTAGATTGGAAGACGTCATTAAGACGGCTGCCATAAGTGCAATCTTCTTCTTCATGCGTTCGTTTTCCCCTTTTCTGTAAAACCATAGTAGTACTACTGATAAAACAGTTAAACGAAAATTCTGTATATTTAGTTTAATGAATTTAATGGAAATAAACAATTTATATTTGCCTATTTTTTTAATTTATTTGTTTTACGTGACATTTTATATTTTTGAGGAATTTAACTGGGAGTAAAATAAAAACTCCTCGACGCCTCGAGGAGTTGGATGTTTGATATTGGTGGAGACTATCGGGATCGAACCGACGACCTTTTGGCTGCCAGCCAAACGCTCTCCCAGCTGAGCTAAGCCCCCATGAATTATCTTTAGTATACGCATCGCTAACTGCTTTATCAATATAAAAATAACGCTTTCATAAAAAAGAATCCCTTCCAAAATCGTCGGAAGGAATTCACGATTCATTTATTCAATTCACGCATCAAATCCGCCTGTCGTTCAAGCTCTGCCTGTTGCTCGAGGATCAAGACCTTTTTGTACGTCCGCGCAGAAATCAAGATGCTGATCTCATAGAGAACGAACAATGGAACCGAGATCATCAAGTGTGACGTCACGTCCGGCGGTGCGATCAATGCCGCAACGACGAACAGCGCAAAGTACGCATATTTCCGATTCTTTCGCATGAAATATGGCGTCACGAGACCAAGACGTGTCAGGAACATCGTCACGACCGGCAATTGGAACAGAAGACCAAACGGCATCGTCAACCGGATTAAGAAACTGAAGTAGTTCTCGACTCCGATGACTTGTTCGATTCCGAGCTCTTTCCCGAGATCCGTTGAGACTTCAAGCAAAAAGGGAAGCAACCAGAAATACGAGAAGGCTACGCCAGCCAAAAACAGAAAGAAGATGACCGGAATATACGTCAATGTCGCTTTTTGCTCCTTGTCATAAAGTCCTGGTCGGACGAATGCC encodes the following:
- the tatC gene encoding twin-arginine translocase subunit TatC, producing the protein MTVDQEQSMTSHLDELRKRIVWSLIIVVVLFAVAFPLVRPLVRFLQADLKELGIGLNAFNVADPLMLYLNLAFIIALILASPFWMYQLWAFVRPGLYDKEQKATLTYIPVIFFLFLAGVAFSYFWLLPFLLEVSTDLGKELGIEQVIGVENYFSFLIRLTMPFGLLFQLPVVTMFLTRLGLVTPYFMRKNRKYAYFALFVVAALIAPPDVTSHLMISVPLFVLYEISILISARTYKKVLILEQQAELERQADLMRELNK